Within Bacteroidales bacterium, the genomic segment GTTAGCAATTAGTTATTGCACTTTATGTGAATAAATCACAAATGACAATGATCAAATTTCAAACAAATTCCAATGATCAAAAAATAAAATTCAAAACATTTTGCATCCAAAGTTGATAGAGAACATAACGTTTTAGTCATTGAATATTTGAATTTGGAGTCTAGTCTAAAAAGCCATATATTGAGCTGCAATGCGCTTAGCGGCTGTTGTAGCATGTTGTTTATCAGTAAAATATATTTTATGCTTATAGCTAATAAAGCCGCTTAGCGCCTTCTTGGACCAGTCTCAATTTGTATTTTATTTGAGATTTGTAATTTATTATATGAGGTTTACCTGGAGAAATTAATACGCAATATTTAGGGTATGTATCAGAGCCTGATAACACTAAGATATGCCAAAGCACTTTACCTGGAGGCAGAGGAGAAAAATTTGCTGCAGGAGGTGTTGGACGACGTCCGGCTGATCAGACAGACGTTTGCAGAGAATGCCGAGCTGGACGAAGTCATTCATTATCCTTTTATTTATCCTTCAAAAAAGGAGAAAGTTCTGAATAATCTGTTTGGGAACAGAATTCAGCCGGTTTCTCTTCGTTTTTTATACCTGATCATTGATAATAAGAGAGATCAATATATAAGGAATATTCTGAGGAATTTTGTAGATATCTATAATGAAAGGCAGGGAATCAAGACGGTATCGCTGACTACAGCCGTTGAGGTTGGCGAAAGGGAAAAAGAGTCAATCAAAAATTTTATCAAGAAATATTTCAATGCCCGGAAAATTGACTTCAACGAAAGGATCAATAAAGAGATTATTGGTGGTTTCATCATACAGATTGAAGATCAGTTGCTGGACGCCAGTGTAAGAACACAACTGGAAAAAGTAAGTTATACGCTGAAACATAAAAGTCATATCGTTTAATCCATATATAAAATCGTAAAAAATGGCGGATATAAAACCCGGAGAAGTATCCAGAGTATTAAAGGAACAATTGGAGCAGGAGCAAACCTACTCCCAGCTGGAAGAAGTAG encodes:
- the atpH gene encoding ATP synthase F1 subunit delta, translating into MYQSLITLRYAKALYLEAEEKNLLQEVLDDVRLIRQTFAENAELDEVIHYPFIYPSKKEKVLNNLFGNRIQPVSLRFLYLIIDNKRDQYIRNILRNFVDIYNERQGIKTVSLTTAVEVGEREKESIKNFIKKYFNARKIDFNERINKEIIGGFIIQIEDQLLDASVRTQLEKVSYTLKHKSHIV